The following is a genomic window from Thalassophryne amazonica chromosome 14, fThaAma1.1, whole genome shotgun sequence.
GTATAAAATCACACGGCCTTTGGTGGTACGTGCAGTGGATGGTCATATTTTAGGACAAATTACTCACCGCACTCAGCAAGTTAAAATGTTAATCTCACACAGACATGAAGAATCAATCAGTTGTCACATTGTGGAAAATATGACTCACCCGCTcatactggggcacccctggttgcaACATCATGGTCCCAACTTTGATTggggaaaatcaatcaatcaatcaatcaatcaatttttttatatagcgccaaatcacaacaagcagttgccccaaggtgctttatattgtaaggcaaggccatacaataattatgtaaaaccccaacggtcaaaacgaccccctgtgagcaagcacttcgctacagtgggaaggaaaaactcccttttaacaggaagaaacctccagcagaaccaggctcagggaggggcagtcttctgctgggactggttggggctgagggagagaaccaggaaaaagacatgctgtggaggggagcagagatcgatcactaatgattaaatgcagagtggtgcatacagagcaaaaagagaaagaaacagtgcatcatgggaaccctccagcagtctacgtctatagcagcataactaagggatggttcagggtcacctgatccagccctaactataagctttagcaaaaagaaaagttttaagcctaatcttaaaagtagagagggtgtctgtctccctgatctgaattgggagctggttccacaggagaggagcctgaaagctgaaggctctgcctcccattctactcttacaaaccctaggaactacaagtaagcctgcagtctgagagcgaagcgctctattggggtgatatggtactacgaggtcgctaagataagatgggacctgattattcaaaaccttataagtaagaagaagaattttaaattctattctagaattaacagggagccaatgaagagaggccaatatgggtgagatatgctctctccttctagtccccgtcagtactctagctgcagcattttgaattaactgaaggctttttagggaacttttaggacaacctgataataatgaattacaatagtccagcctagaggaaataaatgcatgaattagtttttcagcatcactctgagacaagacctttctgattttagagatattgcgtaaatgcaaaaaagcagtcctacatatttgtttaatatgcgctttgaatgacatatcctgatcaaaaatgactccaagatttctcacagtattactagaggtcagggtaatgccatccagagtaaggatctggttagacaccatgtttctaagatttgtggggccaagtacaataacttcagttttatctgagtttaaaagcaggaaattagaggtcatccatgtctttatgtctgtaagacaatcctgcagtttagctaattggtgtgtgtcctctggcttcatggatagataaagctgggtatcatctgcgtaacaatgaaaatttaagcaataccgtctaataatattgcctaagggaagcatgtataaagtgaataaaattggtcctagcacagaaccttgtggaactccataattaactttagtctgtgaagaagactccccatttacatgaacaaattgtaatctattagatacatattattcaaaccactgcagcgcagtgcctttaatacctatggcatgctctaatctctgtaataaaattttattgtcaacagtatcaaaagcagcactgaggtctaacagaacaagcacagagatgagtccactgtccgaggccataagatcatttgtaaccttcactaatgctgtttctgtactatgatgaattctaaaacctgactgaaacgcttcaaatagaccattcctctgcagatgatcagttagctgttttacaactaccttttcaagaatttttgagagaaaaggaaggttggagattggcctataattagctaagatagctgggtcaagtgatggctttttaagtaatggtttaattactgccaccttaaaagcctgtggtacatagccaactaacaaagatagattgatcatatttaagatcgaagcattaaataatggtagggcttccttgagcagcctggtaggaatggggtctaataaacatgttgatggtttggatgaagtaactaatgaaaataactcagacagaacaatcggagagaaagagtctaaccaaataccggcatcactgaaagcagccaaagataacgatacgtctttgggatggttatgagtcatttttttctctaatagttaaaattttgttagcaaagaaagtcatgaagtcattactagttaaagttaatggaatactcagctcaatagagctctgactctttgtcagcctggctacagtgctgaaaagaaacctggggttgttcttattttcttcaattagtgatgagtagaaatatgtcctagctttacggagggcttttttatagagcaacagactctttttccaggctaagtgaagatcttctaaattagtgagacgccatttcctctccaacttacgggttttctgctttaagctacgagtttgtgagttataccacggagtcaggcacttctgatttaaagctctcttttttagaggagctacagcatccaaagttgtcttcaatgaggatgtaaaactattgacgagatactctatctcacttacagagtttaggtagctactctgcactgtgttggtatatggcattagagaacataaagaaggaatcatatctttaaacctagttacagcgctttctgaaagacttctagtgtaatgaaacttattctccactgctgggtagtccatcagagtaaatgtaaatgttattaagaaatgatcagacagaagggagttttcagggaatactgttaagtcttctatttccataccataagtcagaacaagatctaagatatgattaaagtggtgggtggactcatttactttttgagcaaagccaatagagtctaacaatagattaaatgcagtgttgaggctgtcattctcagcatctgtgtggatgttaaaatcgcccactataattatcttatctgagctaagcactaagtcagacaaaaggtctgaaaattcacagagaaactcacagtaacgaccaggtggacgatagataataacaaataaaactggtttttgggacttccaatttggatggacaagactaagagtcaagctttcaaatgaattaaagctctgtctgggtttttgattaattaataagctggaatggaagattgctgctaatcctccgtcccggcccgtgctacgagcattctgacagttagtgtgactcgggggtgttgactcatttaaactaacatattcatcctgctgtaaccaggtttctgtaaggcagaataaatcaatatgttgatcaattattatatcatttaccaacagggacttagaagagagagacctaatgtttaatagaccacatttaactgttttagtctgtggtgcagttgaatgtgctatatgattttttctttttgaatttttatgcttaaatagatttttgctagttattggtagtctgggagcaggcaccgtctctacggggatggggtaatgaggggatggcagggggagagaagctgcagagaggtgtgtaagactacaactctgcttcctcgtcccaaccctggatagtcacggtttggaggatttaagaaaattggccagatttctagaaatgagagctgctccatccaaagtgggatggatgccgtctctcctaacaagaccaggttttccccagaagctttgccaattatctgtgaagcccacctcattttttggacaccactcagacagccagcaattcaaggagaacatgcggctaaacatgtcactcccggtccgattggggaggggcccagagaaaactacagagtccgacattgtttttggaaagttacacaccgatttaatgttaattttagtgacctccgattggcgtaaccgggtgtcattactgccgacgtgaataacaatctaaccaaatttacgcttagccttagccagcagtttcaaatttccttcaatgtcgcctgctctggcccccggaagacaattgactatggttgctggtgtcgctaacttcacacttcgcaaaacagagtcgccaataaccagagtttgatcctcggcgggtgtgtcgtcgagtggggaaaaacggttagagatgtgaacgggttggcggtgtacacggggcttctgtttagggctacgcttcctcctcacagtcacccagtcagcctgctttcctggctgctcgggatctgccagggggtaactaacggcggctaagctaccttggtccgcaccgactacaggggcctggctagctgtagaattttccacggtgcggagccgagtctccaattcgcccagcctggcctccaaagctacgaataagctacacttattacaagtaccgttactgctaaaggaggccgaggaataactaaacatttcacacccagagcagaaaagtgcgggagagacaggagaagccgccatgctaaatcggctaagagctagtagctacgctaagctagcggattcctaaaaacacgcaaagtgaataatgtgtaaataatttagaggtgattcagcagaaggagtgctttagttaaggcatgtaaagattacactgggaaacaaatcgtaatctagataactagatcaatctaactgtgcagattaaacagctaacagatacagaaaaacaccgctgtgctccggaacaggaagtgatacaataccacagtgagagccaaccaccagtagaggcaagcaagagcaatctTGTGAAATCATATCCTGGATTTCATGATGTAATAATGTATGTCTTCTTTCTCCCGTATGCACTCCACAAGAGGTTAATCCTGACCTTGCAGGAGTCCCGGAATGTTACCATGACCTTGCAGCCGTCTCTAGTAAGGCTAGAGCAAAATCATTACCACCCCATCGTGAGTATGATTGTGCTATTGAGCTACTTCCGGGAGCAACTCCGCCTCGGGGAAAACTTTCTTTCCCTTTCAGCCCCAGAACATCGCGCAATGAATGACTAGATTCAAGAATCTTTAGCAGCTGCATTAATCCGTTCTTCTTCATCGCCTGCGggggcgggtttcttttttgtcgaAAAGAAGGATAAAACACTCCACCCCTGCATCGATTACCGTGGCCTTAATGAtatgattgaagcagcaggaccttcgtggccgggacgacggtagggattgaacccacgcggctcgcacaaaagaccgttcctctaccaggtcagccaaaggggaattccccattagccaagctagcgggaacgtcttttcaattgggacccgcgACTTTCATCCCACTACATTACTATAAAGAATCGTTATCCGCTACCGTTAATCTCCTCTGCGTTCGAGTTGTTGGAGGGTGCCACAGTCTTTACCAAGCTTGACCTGCGAAATGCATACCATCTAGTTAGAATTAAACAAGGAGACAAATGGAAAACAGCCTTCAATACCCCCTCCGGACATTATGAATATCTAGTAATGCCGTTTGGACTCACAAATGCACCTGCTGTCTTCCAAAACCTGGTCAGTGATGTACTTTGTGAATTTCTGAACAAATTTGTCTTTGTATACTTGGAcgatattcttattttcttcccaGATCTGGTAACTCACACACGTCATGTCTGTCAGGTCCTTCAAACACTGCTGCAAAATGGGCTTTTTGtaaaagctgaaaaatgtgaatttcacagATCCACTGTCTCCTTTTTAGGTTTTGTAATTTCAGCCGGAGAAATTAAGATGGATCCAGCAAAAATAGCAGTGGTGCGCGAGTGGGCAGTCCCCGCTTCTCGCAAGTAAGTGCAGCAATTTTTAGGCTTTGCCAATTTCTATCGCAAATTCATTTGGGGTTTTAGTACCATTGCAGCTCCTTTACGTGCAGTCACCTCGTCCCTCCGCCCGTTCTCCTGGACACCAGAGTGTGACGAGGCGTTCAGAGTCCTAAAGGATCATTTTACCATGGTCCCCATGGTACACCTCCCTGACCCCGCAtggcagtttgtggtcgaagtcaATGCCTCCAATGTCCTTCCAACAACAGGCTGTATCCATGCGCCTTTCTGTCAAAGAAGCTGTCCCCAGCAGAGCGTAACTATGGCATCGGTGACTGCGAACTGTTAgcggtcaaagtggccttggaggagtggcggcactggctggagggggcacagcTTCCGTTAATAGTCTACACTGACCACAAAAACCTACAATATCTGCACTCTGCCAAACGACTGAACTCCCGACAGACCCGCTGGGCAATCTTTTCAGTAGGGTTCAGTTCACTTTGTCCTATCGCCCGGGCTCTAAAAACGGGAAACCCGATGCGCTATCCCGACAGGGGGATCCAGCTGATGCTATTACAGAGCCGGAGTCAATTCTACCCTCATCATGTTTCGTGGCTGCTCTAACCTGGGACATCGAGTCCAAAATAAAGTCGGCATTAGGAGAGGAGCCTTTTCCTGCAGGATGCCCGCAGGGTAAACTATTTGTTCCTCCTGCTCACAGGGGGGAAACCATCCGATGGTGTCATGAAAGCCGGATGTTCTGTCACCCAGGGGTCAAGAAAACCACATTCATAGTAAAACAAAGTTTTTGGTGGCCAGGGGTAATTAAGGATCTCACTGAGTATGTGTCCATTTGGTAGCAATGTGCCGTACACAAATCTTCCAATCGCCCGCCTGCAGGCACATTACAGACTTTACCAGTCTTGACTTGTCCATGGACGCATATAGCGATGGATTTTGTAACCGTGTTTCCTCCCTCTAAGGGATGTACTGCTGTCCTGATGGTGGTGGATCACTTCTCTAAGATTGTTCACTTTATTCCTTTGAGCAAGCTAAGGAAACTGCCGAAATCATGCTAAAACAGATTTTAAGTTGCACGGGTTACCACAGGACATCCTCAATTCGTGTCccatttttggagggagtttttccagcTCTTTGGGGTTTCGCCCAGCTTAACctcgggctaccatccacaggccaatgggcagatGGAACGGTTAAAACAAGAATTGGAAAATGGGCTTCAGTTACTCGCGTCACGGCACCCCGCATACTCATCTGACCAACTCCCCTGGATTGAGCTTGCCCATAACTGTTTGCCCTCAGTGTCCAACGGTTACTccctgtataataaaaatgttattgtgctgttttgcacctgtcttaaagtaaccctgagaatgtatttgttatttaattttgttttagcactctggggtcagtctgaactgggagcgaagagctggatgtacttattattacactgatagcacgactttgttttcgtagccactaacgactgggagtgaagcatgctgggatcattctgaactgggagtgaagaactgcttttattatatctttgaaataactttcagatgcctgttgattaaagaaattatgtgcgccagggaggttgagttggccactcaccctcccttcgcggacacactagaaaaaagggagtagaaccatgcttcaacagagtctgctgcgggttaacgtacgaacgcccagccggttgacaggcgcactctgctgaaggtgttggctctccaccttaaaggcgtcacggtaagagaaaaatgcgctgcaaccacttgtgtttgatgtaactgcttttgtggggaataaatatacgcctttttattctagcaaaatgcagtctgtgtgatcatttctgtgtgccgatctgaccgaaccttgtgtttcaaaacatttttggcgttgtcggcaggatacggttacgctcagactacacacagaaatgtcttgctttagattgggaaagagagatgcggaggtggcatctcagcaggaagaagtggtcccggggtgggatgggatcacttttaaggaaataggccagcttctacggcgacgtgggggacgccctgggccgtggactggagcgattcccaccgcgactccgccagttttatgtgaaatgttaaaacgggtggaggttaaagagaaagctccgttgggaggtattcatgaaatgatgtggatttgtgcagaagcctggaaagagcgggttttaactttagatacagtccgctcatcagaatgtgctaaatcacaaaaggtgacaagattagaacaacaagtgaagcaattggaaattcaagccgaagaaatagacggtgtaccaacttccttcttggctgaaaaatgtaaacaaaaaggattgaaagtgacttgtgtgtcagggatgtgccctgatatgtttgaattggcttcattgttgaaagaaatcatgcagggagaaaagaaaggagtgaaacctagtgcccctcccctacaggaggaggaggaggaggactttgatgatgatctggtgcaaatagctgcagtccggaaaggaaagaaagacaaaaagaaggggaaaaataaagaaaggcgttcttggagctttgacccttgcgaggaagattaggatgatggtcaaactcttgtggcctgccgagaattaaaacaatggttcacaagtgatattagaccccatgtgtgattggaaatattttggaaaaaatcagttcaagtcacctcggctttagtggacacaggagcggaggcctcattgattcatggaaatccagagaaaatgaagggacctatagttcccttaactggattaggcggacaattggtgtatggaaaaaatatatcgataccgcttaaaattggaaatatgccaattaaagtgtacactgtaatagtgactccaattaatgaatggataattggcatggatattttagctggaatgactttgcatttatAACAGgttaaatttcaatttgggatagcaaacataagaatgattctggtgggaaaagtaaaaatgaaaccttttcccattccagaggctacatgtgtgattaatcagaaacaatatcgtattcctggaggacaagcagaaattactgcaaccataaaagactacttggaggcaggagttttgaaaccagtgacaacaaaatggaataatccattgtggccagtccgtaaatcggatggtacatggagaatgactgtagactttagaggtctaaataaacatacaccggctttgacttcagctgtacctgatgctgtgagcataattgaacgagtgcaacatcacAGCGGCacgtggtatgctgttatagacttggCTAATGCATTCTTTACtataccaatcccagaggataggatggaacagtttgcatttacgtgggaaggacggcaatatacattcacaagattgccacaaggatatttacacagtcccactatttgtcatagagtggtggcggagcatttggaacagttccaggttccaatgagaatgatgatctcacattacattgatgacattatgcttcaagaagatacagaagcagaagtagtggaatatctaccgaaattagtgactcatatgaaatcatttggctgggaaattaatccagcaaagattcagggaccagctcaaacagtgaaattcttaggaatagtttggaataaaggagagagggaaatcacacaggaagctaaagagaaaatagctaactttccagtacctcacagtaagacagaagagtttgtatggggagaggaacaacaatgctcatttgatatggcaaaggaagccatacaacaagctgtgtccttaggaaaaatgcaatcaggaccagtagaacttcaagtgtctgctctaaatgattatgctaattggagcttatggcaaaaacaaaacaggatacgaaaacctttaggattctggtcgagaaaactcccggacgcaggtatgcgttatacaccttttgaaaaacagcttttagcatgctattgggcgttgattgaaactgaatcacaaacggtgggacatgaagtaatgatgaggacacagatacctattctctcatgggtgatgagtaatcccaccactcaccgaatagggacagctcaggaggctagtgtgataaaatggaaatggtatgtgtcagagcgtgtaaaaccaggtgaaaaaggggtgtcattgctgcatgaacaagtagctgatgctcctgaggaagatgaggaaccttttgaagttcaaccattggaggaatctcctgttaaagcaggaaaaaggtgggatgatttgtcagatgatgagaaaagtcgagcatggttcactgatggttcctgtcaatatcaagcaggaaaaaggcgatggaaagcaggagcttttaatccacaattaggtcagtctctggaagaattaggagaaggaaaaagcagtcagtgggcggagttgaaggccgtgcatgaggaccacagggcctccatatttatacagattcatggtcagtgacccaaggactacttacctggatgcctacatggcatgccactaattggaaaatacattctaaagaagtttgggaagagaattgtgggaagacatttgggaaaaggctaaaacaattcctattactgtgatgcatgtagatgcacacactaatggacaagactcagaagctttatataataaagctgcagatcaattagtaaaagtaatgattgaattaagacaatccagcccaggattggctagatgggctcatgtcaaagcaggacattggggggttcaaggtaccctaaaatgggccagagatcgaggtattgatctaaaattggatgatgtgaaaacagcaatcactgagtgtgaacaatgtcaacaccaccggaagggtgtacctcaacatttgcatgggcagttaaatcgtggaaaaagtcctggtcaaatttggcagttagattttattggaccactgcccatgtctaagggatgtagacatgcatgcactgctgtagatacattttctggggtcttggtagtgcatccatgtaaatttgcaaatcaaatggccacacttaagtgtttaaaaataatacagcagtattatggtttgccagtacagattcaaactgataatggcactcactttacaggaaataaagtgaaagagtgggccaaagaacatcatgttgaatggatttatcatattccctattacccgcaagcggcggggttaatagagcgaatgaacgggcttcttaaagagaccctacggaagctgtcaaaagatcgcactatgcgacattggaaacaggacttgactactgctgtggatcagttgaacaatcgacctttagggtcgggatccacacccttgataagaatgatttcaggagaaatgatagagcatactacagaaagcatcaaaatgtggaaaattcgatccacaagcggaactacctgtcagagcaactccaggctcagcaggactagacttaagaacattgactactgtcacattggtacctgaccaaattcaagtggtaaaaacaggactaggcctacagtgtccgaagggcacatatgggcatgtcctgccacgtagtggtctatcactcaaagggctgactattcaagccggagtgatagatgcagattatcaaggtgagattggagtggtttgtagattgtttggagaacaacccctgatattgaacaaaggggacaaaattgctcaattaatcattaaaccttgtgaaatggggttggtacaggcctcagatcaagcaggtgccaaagtttgggtgaaacaacctaacggactgcctaaggcggcagaaattatagctcaagggaatgatgcaactgttagtatactctatcagggtgaagaaaaatgggtaaatgtgcctatatcaaagtgttatgtaagagaggaCTAATCATTGTTATTCTATGAATAGTCTTTCTTCTGTTGATCAGACTCAATGCCctgct
Proteins encoded in this region:
- the LOC117524288 gene encoding uncharacterized protein LOC117524288; amino-acid sequence: NQKQYRIPGGQAEITATIKDYLEAGVLKPVTTKWNNPLWPVRKSDGTWRMTVDFRGLNKHTPALTSAVPDAVSIIERVQHHSGTWYAVIDLANAFFTIPIPEDRMEQFAFTWEGRQYTFTRLPQGYLHSPTICHRVVAEHLEQFQVPMRMMISHYIDDIMLQEDTEAEVVEYLPKLVTHMKSFGWEINPAKIQGPAQTVKFLPLGFWSRKLPDAGMRYTPFEKQLLACYWALIETESQTVGHEVMMRTQIPILSWVMSNPTTHRIGTAQEASVIKWKWYVSERVKPGEKGVSLLHEQVADAPEEDEEPFEVQPLEESPVKAGKRWDDLSDDEKSRAWFTDGSCQYQAGKRRWKAGAFNPQLGQSLEELGEGKSSQWAELKANRKATGRWW